A genomic window from Streptomyces broussonetiae includes:
- a CDS encoding MFS transporter, which translates to MPSAHNAVTEPDSSARPGGLRKIVAASLIGTTIEWYDYFLYGSAAALVFGHVFFPDSDPLTGTLLSFLTYAIGFAARPIGAVVFGHYGDRLGRKKLLVISLLMMGLSTALIGCVPGYHTIGVAAPLLLTTLRLIQGFALGGEWGGAVLLVSEHGDAKRRGFWASWPQGGAPAGNLLAVGVLSLMTTVLSDDAFNSWGWRVPFLLSAVLVMIGLWIRLSVDESPLFKEALAKAEQRKAQQRAEQPPFVAVLRNHWRDILVAMGARMAENISYYVITAFVLTYCVDHLKIDKQTSLNAVLIGSAVQFCLIPLFGALSDRVGRKPVYLVGAVGVGLWSWAFFALLDTRSFPALVLAVTVGLIFHSAMYAPQAAFFSELFATRMRYTGASIGAQLSSVAAGAPAPLIATALLGSYGTSTPISVYVGLAALITVIAVIAARETRGRDLAAIEPDGSAVRSAPDQQTAASA; encoded by the coding sequence ATCGAGTGGTACGACTACTTCCTCTACGGCTCGGCCGCCGCCCTGGTCTTCGGCCACGTGTTCTTCCCCGATTCGGACCCGCTGACCGGCACCCTGCTCTCCTTCCTCACCTACGCCATCGGCTTCGCCGCCCGACCCATCGGCGCTGTGGTGTTCGGGCACTACGGCGACCGCCTCGGCCGCAAGAAGCTCCTGGTGATCAGCCTGCTGATGATGGGCCTCTCCACCGCCCTGATCGGCTGCGTCCCCGGCTACCACACGATCGGTGTCGCGGCCCCCCTGCTGCTGACCACTCTGCGCCTGATCCAGGGCTTCGCCCTCGGCGGCGAGTGGGGCGGGGCGGTGCTGCTGGTGTCCGAACACGGTGATGCGAAGCGACGCGGCTTCTGGGCGTCCTGGCCGCAGGGCGGCGCACCGGCCGGCAACCTGCTCGCCGTCGGAGTACTCTCCCTGATGACCACCGTGCTCAGCGACGACGCGTTCAACTCCTGGGGCTGGCGGGTGCCGTTCCTGCTCTCCGCCGTGCTGGTCATGATCGGTCTGTGGATCCGGCTGTCCGTCGACGAGTCCCCGCTGTTCAAGGAAGCGCTGGCCAAGGCCGAGCAACGCAAGGCGCAGCAGCGGGCCGAGCAGCCGCCGTTCGTCGCTGTCCTGCGCAACCACTGGCGGGACATCCTGGTCGCGATGGGCGCCCGGATGGCCGAGAACATCTCGTACTACGTGATCACCGCCTTTGTCCTTACCTACTGCGTCGACCACCTCAAGATCGACAAGCAGACGTCGCTGAACGCCGTGCTGATCGGCTCGGCCGTGCAGTTCTGCCTGATCCCGCTGTTCGGCGCCCTCTCCGACCGCGTCGGCCGCAAGCCCGTGTACCTGGTGGGCGCGGTCGGCGTGGGCCTGTGGTCGTGGGCCTTCTTCGCACTGCTCGACACCAGGTCGTTCCCCGCGCTGGTCCTGGCTGTCACCGTCGGCCTGATCTTCCACAGCGCCATGTACGCACCCCAGGCGGCATTCTTCTCCGAGCTGTTCGCCACCCGGATGCGCTACACCGGTGCCTCCATCGGCGCCCAGCTCTCCTCGGTGGCGGCCGGCGCCCCCGCCCCGCTGATCGCCACCGCTCTGCTCGGCTCCTACGGCACCTCCACCCCGATCTCGGTGTACGTCGGCCTGGCCGCCCTCATCACCGTGATCGCCGTCATCGCCGCCCGCGAGACCCGTGGCAGGGACCTGGCTGCGATCGAGCCGGACGGCTCCGCGGTGCGGTCCGCCCCGGACCAGCAGACGGCCGCGTCCGCCTGA